Genomic segment of Ignavibacteriales bacterium:
TATATGATAGTTGGAGATTTGACAAAATATCTGGATGATTGGGCACCGCCTGGAGCCGCTTGGGAGAAGGACAACGTTGGACTTCAAATTGGCTCAAGGAGGCAAAAAATCAAAAGCATCATGCTCTGTCTTGAGCTTAATGATGAAGTCCTAAAAGAATCCCTTCAAAAAAAATGTAACTTTATATTTACCCACCATCCTCTCATATTCAAACCAATAAAAAAATTAGATACTGAAAATAATTCTTTAGCAGAACTGATTGAAAAATTGTTCAAGCATAACATCAGCGTTTATTCTGCCCACACAAACTTCGATTCCATAAAAGACGGTGTATCATTCGAACTTGCTAAAGTTTTAAAATTAAAGAATATTCGATTCCTACAAAATGAAGAGAACAATCAATTCAAAGTAGTTACATTTATTCCTGCAACGAGCTTAGATAAAATTTCTGAAGCAATATTTTCGGCAGGTGGAGGAATAATCGGCGAGTATGAAAATTGCAGCTTTAGATCTTCCGGAGAAGGAACATTTAAGGGATCTCCTAAATCTAATCCACAAGTCGGGAAGAAAAATCGTTTTGAAAATGTGAATGAAATTCGACTGGAAGTTATAGTAGATTCTTGGAAATTAAATAAAGTGATTTCTGCAATTTTAAAAACTCATCCTTATGAGGAACCAGCATATGATATTTATTCTCTAAAAAATAAAAATGTAAATTATGGCACCGGTGCAATCGGTGAACTTGAAGAAGGAATGAATGAAAATAAATTTTTATCGTTCGTTTCAAAATCGTTAAAAACAAAAGTATTGAAATATTGCGAAGGAACGGGGAAAGCAATTAAAAAAGTTGCCGTCTGCGGTGGATCTGGTTCCGAACTATTGATAAAAACTATTTCAGAAGGAGCGGATGCTTTTGTAACTGCAGATATAAAATATCATACTTATCAAGAAGCCGAAAGAAAAATTTTGTTGATTGATGCCGGTCATTATGAAACTGAAATTATTTCACTAAAAGCTGCTCAACAAGTAATTAATAGTTTTATTCCAAAAAGCAACGGTATAAAAATTTTAAAATATTCGGGCAGTACCAACCCGGTCAAATTTTATAAACAATAAGGAGTCCACTTTGATAGAAAAGCTCTCGGTTCTCTACGAACTTCAATTGATCGATAACCAACTCGATGAACTTGAAGAATTGCGCGGTGACCTTCCCGCAGCAGTTAATGATCTGAAATTTCAGATCAATACTATTGATGAGCAAATTGAAACTAAAGAAGCTGAAAAGAAAGGCTCTATCAATAAACGCAAACAGAATGATGAAGATGTTGACCGGATTAAAGCCAATCTTAAAAAGTTCAAATCCCAGCTTTACCAGGTCCGCAATAACAAAGAGTATGACGCTCTTACAAAAGAAATTGATCATAGCGAGGCACAAATTACAAAATTTGAGGCGGAAAGTTCTGCGCTTGAAGATCTTGTTCAGAAATTGAAAAAAGAAATTAGTGAAGTTGAACCGCAGCTCGATACTCTTTCAAAAGATTTGAAGGAGAAAGAAACGGAACTAAAACAAATCATCAAAGCTAATGAACGCGAAGAAGCTCGGTTAAAAGATAAACGCGATAAGGTTGCAACAAAAGTCCGCAAACCAGATTACAATACATACAGCAGAATCCGTAAAGCTCTTGGCGGAAAAGCTGTAGTTACAATTATAAGAGCAGCGTGTTCCGGGTGTCATAATGTGGTACCCCCGCAGCGACAGCTTGAGATCAAATCGAGCAAGAGATTATTTTCTTGTGAATCATGCGGCAGAATATTAGTATCACCCGATGTTGCTGCTGAAGTTGAAAAGAAAATTAAGTTTTAGCTTATATAATTAAAGACCCCGACCTAGTCGGGGTTTTTTCTATCCTAATTATTTTTTCTATTGGAATTTTATTCTCTTCGCTTAAATCCAGGAAAGCATTAATCAAATAAACAAACTTGAACTTTTGAATATCATTTAATCTAATCTCTTCTTCTTGAATAATGCCATTAGCAATAAGCTTTGCTCTTTTAGTTCCTTTTAGTAGAGGTGATGAAGGCGTGAAATATTTTGTTCCGTCAAAAAAAACAACATTTGAAAAACTCGTATCAGTTACAAATCCGTTTTTGATAATTAATATTTCATCAGCTTTAGATTTTGTAAGATGATCTTCAAATATGGTTCTGTTTTCAAATTTAAGGGAATAAGTAATTTCATTATCATGTACAATTTGTAAGCAATTTATTTTTTCCTTGTTGTATTTCTGAAAGTCTACGCTAATAATTTCTTGGGAATAAATAACACGGCATTTGTAAAGTTCATTTGATAAATCATCCGGTAATAAAATGATCTGGCTAAGATCAATTTGATCTTTTGCATTCAAGAGTTCAGCACGTGAGTTATTCATCCGAACATTATGGTATTCGATATTATACAATCTCTTGTTATATACTTTTATACTTTCAATTAATCGGGACATAAACTTTATCTATTAATTCTTGGTATTCAGATTTAGCATCACTCAAAAAAGTAATTCCCCCACCGCTCTTGTAGAAATATTTTTCATCTTCCCTTTCAATGAATCGTATCATAACAGCGCTATCTAGAACCGAACCGTCATAGTACCCAAAAATACCGGTGTAGAAACCTCTTGAATATATTTCCGCTTCTCTTATTATCTCAACAGTTTTTTTCTTTGGGGCACCGCTAATAGAACCTGCGGGAAGTAAAGTAAATATCATTTCGCCTATTTTAGTGTTGTAATGTTCTTTTAGTGTTCCAGTTATTTTTGAACTTACCTGCAATAATGATTTATCATTCGTAACTATTTTTTCGACATACCGGTATTTCTCAACTTGCACATTACTTGAGATTATACTTAAATCGTTCCTTATCAAATCAATAATTGTATTATGTTCTGCCGTTTCTTTTTTATCGCTAAGAATAATTTCTTCAGCATTAGGAATCGAACTATCTATAGTTCCTTTCATGGGATATGATGAAATAGTGTTTCCTTCTATTCTTATAAACGATTCCGGTGAGAATACAATGAATTTGTTTTTATAAAACAATTTATATTTTGCGTTACTTAACAAAAACATCTCTTTCAGTGTAAGATTCGTTTTTATCTCGGTCGGAAAAGTTAGGTTGAGAAGATAGGTGTTGCCGTCTCGAATTTGTTTTAATACTTTGTCAAACGATTTTTTGTAAGTTTCGAACGGAACTGGATATTTTTCAAATTGAATATTTTTGTCCGGGAGTAATGTTACTTCGTAATTTTTTCTCCCGTTAATATTGAAGAGAATCTCCAATGGATTTATTTCATTCAGTTTAATGATTTGCGGTTCAAGCATATCAAAATCAATAATGAATAGAAAAGGAATTTTATTCTTCCCATATTCATTCATTGTTTCTAGTGCAAGTGATTTATTAATGTTCATATTTTAAAGATAATGAATAGCAAAATATTAATAATAGATAATTACGATTCCTTCACATTTAATTTAAGACAAATCGTTGAAGAATTTCATTACGATTATACTATTATTAAAAATGACGAACTTACTCTAGATGAGATAGATAAATTTTCAAAAATATTAATCTCACCCGGACCAGGAATTCCCGCACAAGCCGGACTTGTGAAAGAAGTTATCAAACAATTTGCTTCTTCAAAAAGCATTTTGGGAATTTGTCTCGGTCATCAAGCAATAGCTGAGGTATTCGGCGGAAAACTTTATAACTTTTCAGATGTCTGCCACGGCATTTCAACTAATGTAAAAGTAATTGATTCGGATGATTACTTATTCAGTAGTATTCCGCAAAATTTTGATGCCGGATTGTACCATTCATGGGCTGTCTCTAAAAATAATTTCCCGGATTGCTTAAAAATCACTTCGGTCAGTAAAGATGATGTAATTATGTCCCTCTCACACATTGAATATGATGTTAGGGGTGTTCAATTCCATCCTGAATCGATTATGACGAAATACGGCGGACAACTAATACAGAACTGGTTACAGCGTTGAACTCCTCATTTTTTGATAGTAATTCCTTATCGTTATCTATCGGCATTCCCCGAAAAATTGAAGACAATGCTTTTTAAAAAATCTTTATCCCAAATTTCTTTCACAACGCCTTCCTTCAGCCAGTATATTCGAGGCGGTGATTGCCCAATCAAATTAAAAAATTGGTTGACATCAATCATCTTATAGGGGAGATCATAATTTGTTATTACTTTAAATGAATCCACCGAAATGCTTCCCTCACTAAAAAACAAAGTATATATCTCCGGGAACCATTTCATTTTTTTCTTCATGCCGGCCAAATCTCTTGCGAGAAATTGACAATGATCGCATTCGGTATTCATTATCGCAATCAATTTATCACCACGGGAAAGATCTACTCTCCCCGGTCCCACAAAATTAATGTACTCGGCAAATTTGAAATCCTTTTGAGATTTTACAGGAACAGTAATAAAGACCATAGCAACAGAAAGAATTATTATCAGTGGTGCTGCTAAATAATTTTTTTCCTCATCACTCCATCTGAGAAGTAAAACGAGCAGACTCATCAATACAATATTTTTAATTATTGATTCAAGCGGAGACATTTTTATCATTTCGCCAAAGCATCCGCAGTTCTGTGTGTCTTTTAATATGAATCCGGTGTAAGCTAAATATCCGGTGAAAATAAGAAGAAAAATAATTGCCGCGGGTATAACAATCGTTTTTAAGGAATACGGCAGGATGAGTAAAATACCTAAAGCGAATTCAAAACCAATTAACACCCGGACAATTATTGTCGCTGTTTCGCGTGTGGAAACAATTCCATGATCAACTAAAATTATTTCTGTTAAACCGGGCGAAATAAATTTTGCATATGCTGAAAAAAGAAATATTGCTCCAATTACAATTCTAAGGGCTAAAGCAATTTTATTTTTCATATAAATTTACTTATATCAGTTAAAAAGAAACAATGGTTATACTTTGTCATCCCAATCTTCTAGTAATATTCGATAGCGGTAGGCTCCGCAAACTGTTATTACCATTGCAGTTTCAGATACTTCTACTTTTATCCGCCGTGATCACCAATCATCAGCCACTTGTCGCCTTGCTTCAATAAAATATCAGTCCACCGGCCTGAACTGCTTGTTGTTTTACCTTCATTCTCCTTTTCAATCATTTTAAAATAGTAATGAACGAAAGCATAATTGCCATAGATTTGAATTGCGACCGGTGTGATATCGTAAACGAGAATTTTAGAATTCTCCATACTGTATTCAAGAAATTTTCCATGAGATTTTTTTGTGGTTGGCATGGCACTGCTGTTTGACCAGCCGCGATAATCCGTATGAATGTAGGATTGAAATCCATCGAAATCGCCTTTAGCAAAAAGTGCCCAATAGGCTTCTACATTTTTCCAAACCTCTTTTTGTGCGGATGACCATTCCTGCGCGGCGAGAGGCGATGCTTGAATCAAAAACATGTATATAACTACAATCGTGATAGAAAAATTTTTAAAATGTTTCATTTTATATTATCTCCTTCTCGAAATTGTCTTTAAATTATCTTTTTCCTTCTTACAACATAACTACACATTAACTATAGACGAACCACTTGTTTAAGCAAGAATTTCTTTTATTGCAGAAGGAAGATTTTCAATCGGTATAATATCTATCGAGTTTTTAATCTTAATGGATTTAAAATTATTTGAGGGAATAACAACTTTTTTAAAACCAAGTTTTGCGGCTTCTTGAATTCTCTTATCAATATTACTTACGCTTCTTACTTCACCGCCAAGGCCGACCTCACCAATAACAACCGTATCATTATTTGCAAACTTATTAGTAAAGTTTGATGCGATTGCACAGCATACAGCAAGGTCAACAGCCGGTTCATCAATCCTAATTCCACCAGCAATATTTAGAAAAACATTTTGAGCCGATAACCGAAGGTTAGCTCTTTTTTCTAGTACAGCTAGAAGAATTGAAAGTCTGCGGTAATCAAATCCCGTTGCAACTCGCTGAGGATTTCCATACGAAGAAGGTGTAACTAATGCCTGCACCTCAAGAAGGATTGGACGTGTGCCTTCAATACTGGAAGTTACAACTGAACCGGTAATTTCTTTTTCGCGCTCGCTTAAAAATATTTCGCTCGGATTTTTAACTTCATGCAATCCGTCATCATTCATTTCAAAAATGCCAATCTCATTTGTACTGCCGAAACGATTTTTCTGTGCACGCAATATTCTGTACGAATAACTTCTTTCTCCTTCAAATTGTAAAACAGTATCAACAATATGTTCAAGAACTTTTGGTCCTGCAATCGCGCCATCTTTCGTAACATGTCCGACAAGTATTATCGCACAATGTTTTTTCTTAGCAAGCTGCATCAACTCGGAAGTACATTCACGGATTTGTGTAATGGTCCCTGGAGGATTATCAAAATCCGGTTTATATGTTGTTTGTATTGAATCAACTATCACGACATCCGGTGCATATTTTTCAATTGCATTCAATATAATATCAAGGTCTGTTTCCGTTAGGACAGAAATTTTTTCTGAGTGTGATTTTAATCTTTTTGCGCGGAGATTGATTTGATTTGCAGATTCTTCACCGGTTACATATAAAACTTCGCCGTTAATTTTTGCCGCTGCCTGCATAACTAAGGTTGATTTACCAATACCCGGATCACCTCCGAGCAATACAACAGAACCGGGCATTAATCCGCCGCCAAGTACGCGGTCAAACTCAACTATATTGGTTTTTATTCTTTCTTCGTCTTGTTCAGTGATTGTGTTCAATTTAGAAATATTTAATTCACCTCTGTATTTCTTTTTGCCAGATTTTTTTTCTTCGATCAATTCTTCTGTAAATGTATTCCAGCTATCGCACGTAGGACATTTACCAAGCCATCTTAATGATTCATGCCCGCAACTTGAACAAATATATTTTATTCTACTCTTTGCCATTACAATCCTGTACGCTGAATGAATTTTTGTATTACATGATCTTTACTGTTTAGTACTTCCTCATACGTTCCGGTAAAATAAATTTTCCCTTCGTGCATCATTGCAATTACATCCGCGGTGTTCTTTACGCTAAACATATCATGTGTTACAATAATTGAAGTAACATTAAGTTTCTCATTTAATGATTTGATCAGCTCATCTATGGAATCAGACATTATCGGGTCAAGTCCTGTTGTGGGTTCATCATACAAAATATAATCCGGGTTTGTTACTAATGCGCGTGCAAGTCCGACACGTTTTTTCATTCCGCCGGAAAGCTCCGAGGGTTTAAATTTTTGTGTCCCGGGTAAACCAACAAGCTCAAGTTTTTCTGCAACTATTGTTTGAATTTTTTCTTTTGAATAACCAAAATTATTCTCGACTAAAGCAAGAGCAACATTTTCTTCAACGGACATAGAATCAAAAAGAGCACCGCCTTGAAACAAATATCCAAACCGGCGGCGAACTTCATAAAGTTCTTTTCGATCCAGTTCATTAACAATCTTACCTTCAAATTTTATAAATCCTTCATCAGGAAATAATAGACCAACAATATGTTTTAAGAGAACACTTTTTCCGCAACCGCTTCTACCAATTACGGCAAGTGATTCCCCCTCTTTAATATTTAGATTGATCCCGCGTAAAACGTGATTGCTTCCAAAACTTTTGTGAAGATTGTTAATTTCTATCATGGTGTGCAGAAACCTGTTAATGTCTTAAGTGAATATATAAAAGAAAAGAATTCAATTCGACCTCGTGAGTTCGTTCAATATTATATGTACAAAAATAACAAAGCCCGATTAGTATTTGTAATCGGGCTTCATTCACTTAATAATAACTTATGATTACGGATTCAACCCGGTATGGCACTCGGCACAAGACATTTCTTTCCAAGAATCTCCAGCTTCTTCGCCGGGATGTTTGAATTGTAGGAAAGAATTAACAGAAGAAAGTTCTAGTTTATCCGGTGGTCCCTGTGCATTTATACTATGACAAAGATTGCAATCTTTCTTTATCAATCTACCTTGCGGAGCCGCGTGATTATCATTATGACACCGGAAGCATCCCATAAATTCCATGTGCCCGATATTATTCGGGTAAACACTCCACTTAACTTTCATTTCGGGAAAAATATTTTTCTTATATGCTTCTTGAATTCCGCTTACAGCTCTATCAATCAAATATTTTTTATTGGCGTAAATCTCCGGATATTTTTCTTTATAAAATGAATTGATCTTGTTCTTAATAACAATCATTGCTGTATCAGTTGTTGAATAATCGGTACCTAAAATATCCATTGCTTTAGATTTGATCGAAGGAAGTTCTTTCGGAATAGACCCGGCAGTGATTGCATTGTTAATAAAAAATGCGGGCGGTTGATAATTATGAGATGGGCGGTTATGGCAATCCATACAATCCATTACGCGAGTTGCCATCGTATCAAGTGCTTTCGTACCTGCGCTTTCATTCTTATCTTGATAAATAAAAACTTCACCAGTTTTTAAGTTGGTATATCTAACCCAAGGAATTTTATCTCTCTTTTCATCTGAAGATTTATATTCGATTCTCACATTTGGATTTATGTGCCAGTGAATTCCTTCTTGCAGACCTAAAGCGCTTAACGGCGCACCGATCTTCATTGTTAACGTAACATCCCACTCAGTATTTTTTTCATCTGCTAGATAATGTTTTTGTGTTACTAGTTTTCTTGAATAAAATTTTTGAGGCCAATGGCATTGTTCACATGTTTCGCGTGCCGGGCGTAAATTTGATATTGGAGTTTCTATCGGTCTTGGAACAGTGCCTAACGTAACGGCATATACTTGATATAAACCGGAAAGTTTGGATCTCACATACCAATCGGCACCCTCACCAACATGACAGGCAACGCAAGCGACTTTAGCATGGGGAGAATTTTGATATGCGGTATATTCAGGCTGCATAACACTGTGACAAAGTTTACCGCAAAACTCAACCGACTCTGTGTAATGAAACGCTTCATAACTGCCAAAAGCAGTAAGAAAAAGAAAAATTGTTGTTCCTATTGCAAAGATGAAGAATGCATGTCTGTGGTGAATATCATTTAAATTAACTTGCGGCCATTGAGTAGGAGGAAGAAGATGTTTTTTTCTATCACGTCGAACTTTCAAGAACATTCCAGTTGGAATTAGTATCAGTCCAAAAGCCAAAAATCCCGGAAGAATAATATATACTACCAATCCTAAGTAAGTTCCTCCTCCGGATGTGAAGGTTATTACAAATAAAAAGATTATCATAAAAAGACTGATCAATGCAATAGTTGCGCCAATAAGAGAAACCCAGTTCTGAGTTGAATGAGGTAATTTTAATTTCATTACTTGCCTTATATATTAATGGTTCATTGATGTCTTTAAAACGATATCACTTCCGAAAATTAATTAGAGCGAGATGGAATTCCAACTTATAATTATTGGAATACTTCAACTTCACACGGTAGGAAAATATTTTCTTTAGTTATGAAGCTTTTTTCTCTTTATCCTTAATTTTAAAATACAGTGCAATAACAAAAACCAAAAAAGCTAAAGTAGCTATAGCAAATCCATTTCTTCTAGTAGAATAGTCGTCAATTTCTTTTTGAGCCAACAGAGACGCTTTATTTGAAAATTCAATTCCTTCTTTTGTTTTATCGCCAACCTTAGCTGAATCAAAAGTATGAATCAAAGTCCTGGATTGAATCAATGCCTGTTTTGCATCTTGAAGCTGGAACCCGATTTCTACATCGTTCATTCCTTTTTGTCTAACTTCCAAATATTTTGCGTTAGCTGCATCGTATTCATTTTTCAATTGAGTAAGTGATGAATATATTTTTTTAGAAACTGCAAAACCTTTATCGCCCTCAGTATGGCAATCAATACACTTTGAATCTTTTCCTACACCAATCATTTCATCGTTTGGTTTTTGAACACCATGATTTCCATGGCATTGCTCACATCCGTGAAAATCTTGTTCTTCAAATGCTTTTGCCATTCTTGTGGCGTTGAAAAATTCCATATTGCTAACGTGGCATGTTCCGCATACATGCGAGATAGATTTAAGTCCAGGAGGAGTAGCGCCATGATTACCATGACAATCATTACAAGCCGGCGCACTAATATCTTTATTTTTAAGCAAAGCAATACCATGTACACTTTTTGAATATTCTTCCAACTGATTTACAGGAATATTATAATTTTTCATCAGAGTGGAATTACCGTGACATTTGTTACAAGTATTCGGAACGTTTAATGCATATACGGATGAACGCGGATCTTTTGCGGGAAGAATTGAATGTGCTGTGTGGCAGCTGGAACATTCGGCAACATTCTCGTCTCCAGCCAATAGTTTTTTGCCGTGAACACTTGTGTAATATTGTTCAACTTGATCTGTAGCGATTCTCGGCTGATATACTCTCATAATATTAATATTCGAATGACACTTTCCACAAAATTTTGGAATGTCTTTTCTTTTTGGTGTGCCAACAAAACCTTTCGATGGGCTCATTGCAATATCTTGATCATCACTATTTGGATCCCCGCCATGGCATGAGGAACAGGAAAGATTTGCGTGGCGATGAATATCATTTTCAGTAAAATCTTTGGGTAGGTTTTCTATTTCCTTATGGCATGCAAAACATTGATCTACTTTAGTACCTTGTTTAGTTTTGTCGCCTTTCTTTTCACTGAGAACGAAACCAAATAGGAACAAGATTGTTATTGCATATATTGATAAATAAAAAAATCTTTTTCTCATATCGTTGTTCCCTATAATATGTAACCTAAGACTGTCATTATCACGATAAACGCAACAATAATAATTCCGATTAAGGTTAATGGTTGAATTTTCCAATTAGGTTTGTGTTTCACTTTTATGTAAGGAATTAACATCCAGACAAAACCGGCAACACCAAAGAACAATACACCGAGCAATTCACCTTCCAGGAATAAAATATGAGCGGGAAGAAGTTTTAACGATTGGAACATGAACATAAAATACCATTCAGGTCTAATTCCAGAAGGAGCCGAAGCAAACGCATCTGCTTTGTTTCCCAATTCCCACGGAGAATAGAGTGCTAAAAAAATCAGAACATTAAAAACAATAACCCATAGTAACAGATCCTTCAAAGCAAAATCCGGGAAAAACGGAATATATTTTTTCTTTTCTTCGGGTAGATTCTTAAAATGTTCAGGTTCATGCATACCTTGCCGTTGAATAAACAATAAGTGCATAACTAAAAATAACGTAAAGATGGCGGGAAGAATCGCAACATGAATTCCAAAGAATCTTGAAAGTGTTGCACCAGTTACCTCTTCGCCACCTCGTAAAAATATCTTCAACGGCTCTCCAATTACAGGAACTACTCCAACGATATCTGTTCCAACCTTCGTTGCAAAAAATGCTAATTCATTCCATGGTAATAAATAACCGCTAAATCCGAATGCGAGTGTAAGAACCAAAATAATAAAACCGGTAATCCATGTTAACTCTCTTGGTTTTACATATGCCTTTGAAAAGAATACACTGAACATATGAATGAACGCGAATAGGACTAAAAGATTAGCAGACCAACTATGAACATTTCTTATTAACCAACCGAACTTAACTTCGGTAACTATGAAGCGAACGCTTTCATAAGCGCTGTCTTCACCGGGTCTATAGTATAAGAGAAGAAGTATCCCTGTAAATAGCTGAACTAAAAACAGGAAGAGTGTTACACCTCCCATATAATACCAAATAGAGTGTCTATGTTCCGGAACTTTTTTGTGTAGAAGTAAATTGCGTACCGGAGTTAGATCATACCGTTCATCTATCCAATCAATTAATTTTGATCCGATTTTCTTCATCATTTTTTAACCCACTTTAGTAATAACAATTTCATCTTTAACTATTTTTACTTCGTATTCTTCCAGAGGTCTGGGCGGCGGACCGGAAACATTACGACCACTTAGATCATAAATACCGTTATGACAAGCACACCAGATCTGCTTTGTATCATTCTTGTATTGAACGATGCAATCTAAATGAGTGCAACTGG
This window contains:
- a CDS encoding cytochrome b N-terminal domain-containing protein, which encodes MMKKIGSKLIDWIDERYDLTPVRNLLLHKKVPEHRHSIWYYMGGVTLFLFLVQLFTGILLLLYYRPGEDSAYESVRFIVTEVKFGWLIRNVHSWSANLLVLFAFIHMFSVFFSKAYVKPRELTWITGFIILVLTLAFGFSGYLLPWNELAFFATKVGTDIVGVVPVIGEPLKIFLRGGEEVTGATLSRFFGIHVAILPAIFTLFLVMHLLFIQRQGMHEPEHFKNLPEEKKKYIPFFPDFALKDLLLWVIVFNVLIFLALYSPWELGNKADAFASAPSGIRPEWYFMFMFQSLKLLPAHILFLEGELLGVLFFGVAGFVWMLIPYIKVKHKPNWKIQPLTLIGIIIVAFIVIMTVLGYIL